The Cellulosimicrobium cellulans genome contains the following window.
CTTGTCGTCGAGCGCGCCGCGCCCGTGGACCCAGCCGTCGGCGACGCGCCCCTCAAAGGGCGGGTACGTCCAGGCGTCGCTCTCGTCGACCGGGACGACGTCGTAGTGCGCCATGAGCACGAGCGGCGCCTCGTCGGACCGGCCGCGCCACCGGTAGAGCAGCCCGAGGTCGGTGATGCGCTCGCGGTCGAGGTGCGCGTGGACCAGGGGGTAGAGCTCGGGCAGGAGGTCGACGAGCTCGTCGAAGGGCGCGAGGCCTCGCTCCTCCATCTCGGCGGACACCGTGGGGATCCGGATGAGCCGGGCGAGGCGCTCGTCGGCACCGGGCCGAGGGGTCACGGGAGCGGTCGTCATGGCCCCACCCTAGAGACTCGATGTCACGAGCGGGCGACGGGGGATCTCTGTGCCGTGGCCCATCACGCCTGTACCGATTTAGTCCGACGCCATGACTCCCGGGAAGGGATCTGCCACGGAGCATGCGGCGCCTCGCGCCTAGCCCGAGAGTTCCGTGTGGATTCCCCATCGCTCCGTGCGCAGAGGAAGCTGGTGCCATCTTGACTGCGCTGTCAAGAACCGGTTTACTAGCGCCACGTCACCGTCGGCGCAGGGAGGCGTCACCCGTGGGCGCGCGGCCGGCGACCTCGCCACAGGAGGCGAGGCAGGACGCGACCCGCCTGGCGCCTCGCCAGGCGGTCGAACCGTCCGTCGGAGGCGGCACGGGCCGCCTCACCGTGAAGGAGCACCTGCGCGATGACGCGTCAGAAGTCCGGCACCGCCGTCGGCGCCCGTGCCGAGAGGCGACCCGTCCTGCGCTGCTCCCGACGGACGACGACCGACGTCGGCCCGCGCCGCCCCGACCGCACCGTGCGCGCGCCACGGACCACCACAAGGGAGCACCCCATGAGAAGCGTCAGAGCCCTGATCTCCGCCTTCCTGGCACTCGTGCTGAGCGCTGTCGGACTCGTCGTCGCGCCCGCGGGCGCGGCGCCGCCCGGCGACGACGTCGACACGATCACGTCGCGCCTCCGGGAGTACTACCTGGGGCAGGGTGACGACGTCATCATCGCGAACGGCATCTACCTGGCACGTACCTCCGAGGCTCTCGACTACGTCGCGTCGCAGGGTGCCGACGGATCGTGGCCGGACGTCGACTACGCGGACCGGACGAGCTCCGCGAACGGTGCGACCTGGTCCGCATACATCGCGCTCTACCGAATGCTCGCGCTCGCCCAGGCCTACCGCGACCCCGACGCCGCGGGCTTCGAGGACCCCGCAGTCCTCGCCGCGGTCGAGCGCGCGCTCGTGCACTGGGACGCGGTCGACCCGGGCAACACGAACTGGTGGGAGACCGAGATCGGCGAGTCCATGGCGATGGGGCGTCTCACCGTCTTCCTCGGCGACGAGCTGAGCCCCGAGGCGAAGGCCGTCGCGCTCGAGCACAACACCGGCAGGCTCGACCCGGTCGGCGCCAACGGTGCGTGGCGCACGACGAACTACCTCTTCGAGGCGCTCGCGACCCGCGACCACGAGAAGATCGTGTCCGGCTTCGACACCATGGTCCAGACCGTCGCCGTCGACCGCTCCGGGGCGACCAACGAGGCGGTGCAGCCCGACGGGAGCTTCTGGGCGCACGGGGCGCAGCTGTACAGCGAGGGGTACGGCATGGCGCTCTTCACCAACGTGGCGCTGTGGGCCGACGCGGCGCGCGGCACGGGTCTCGCGTTCACCCGGGAGCATCTGGACACGATCGCGTTCTACGTCGTCAACGGCACGCGGTGGATGATTCGCGGCGAGGTCGGCATGCTGTACCTCGGATATCGAGAGCCGAAGACCGTCGGCGGCGTCACGGGGTACGCCGCCGAGTTCCTCGAGCCGCTCACCAAGATGGAGCGCACGGACCCGCTGTACGCGACCGACTACCAGGAGCTGATCGACAGCATCAGGGGCACGACCCGGACCAACGGTGTCACCGGGAACAAGTACTTCTGGCGGTCGGAGTTCTCGTCCCACCTGCGCGACGGGTACGGGATCTTCACGCGGCTCAACTCGAGCCGCACCGTCGGCAGCGAGTACCGCTCCACCTTCCGCCCGGAGGTCGGCAACGAGATCGTGTGGAACGCGGCGGGCGCGACAGCGATCCAGGTGACCAACCGGGAGTACGTCGACCTCGGTCCGGCGTTCGACTGGTTCCACTACCCCGGCGTCACCGCTCCCTACGTCAAGGAGCAGACGCGTGGCACGGCCGGCCGGACGGGCAACGGAGGCAGCTTCACGGGCGGCGTCTCGGACGGCACCTACGGAGTGAGCGTGCACAGCCTCGACCGTGCCGACACCCAGGGCAGGAAGAGCTACTTCTACCTCGACGACGAGATGGTCGCGCTCGGCGCCGGTATCCGCTCGGAGTCCGACGCGCCGGTGCACACGACGGTGAACCAGGCCGTGGCGAAGGACAACGCCTCGGCCGACGGCCGACCCGTCGCTCCGGGGACCGTGGGCGCTGCGCTCGAGGGTCCGTCGTGGGCCTACAACGACGAGGTCGGCTACGTCTTCCCGGCCGGTCAGCGAGTGCTCGTCTCGAACACGGCGCAGACGGGGAGCTGGGTCGGTCAGGACCCGGTGAGCCGGGACGCCTTCACGCTCTACGTGGACCACGGCGTGCGTCCGAGCGACGCCGGCTACGAGTACGTGGTGCTCCCCGCCGCCTCCCCGCAGGAGGTCGAGGCCTATGCCGCGGCGCCCGCCGTCCAGGTGCTCCGCAACGACGCCGCGGTGCAGGCGGTGCGGCACGCCGGGCTCCGGCGCACGATGGCGACGTTCTACCAGGCAGGGAGCCTCGATCTCGGTGCCGGCCGGACGCTCGAGGTGAACCAGCCCGCGATCGTCCTCGTGGACGAGTCGGGCGAGGTCCCGGTGGCGAGCGTCGCGAACCCGGACCGGCCGGGCCTCGTCGTCTCCGTCGTGCTCGGCGGTCCGGACGGCGAGCACCGCGGCACGTTCGCCCTGGGTTCCGGCGCGAGCCTGGGCAAGACCGTCACGGCGCCCCTCTCGTCGGACGCCGGGACGGACTCGGACCTCACCGCGAGCAGCGCGCTGGAGGGTCACGGCGCGGCGCTCGCGGGCGACGGGGACGACGCCACGGCCTGGCGCTCCGGCGGAGACGGGACGGCGTGGCTGACGAGGCGTCTCGCGCCGGGGTCGTTCGTCACCGGCGCCACGGTGTCGTGGGGCGACCAGCACGCGTCGCGCTTCCTGGTGCAGACGTCGCTCGACGGCGCGACCTGGACCGACCACCGGTTCGTGCAGGACGGCGCCGGGGGTCGCACCCGGCTCGAACTGGCCCCGACCGCGGCCGCCTTCGTCCGCCTCGTGCTGCTGGACGGCCCGGGCGACGACGGGTACGCCGTCCGGGAGCTCGACGTCGACTCGAGCGTGAACCTCGCCCTCGGTCGGTCGGCGACCGCCTCCGGCTCGTCGGGCGGGGCCGCCGCGAGCATCACGGACGGCAACATGGACACCCGCTGGAGCGGGAACCTCTCGGACAGCGCCTGGGCGCAGGTCGACCTCGGCTCCGTGCAGCGGATCGGCGCCGTGCGGCTGTGGTGGGAGGCATCCTTCGCCCGCCAGTACCGCATCCAGGTCTCCGACGACGGCACCGCCTGGCGCGACGCCTACGCCACGACGGGCGCGGGCAGCGACGGGGGGACGGACGCCGTCGCGGTCGACGAGCGGGCGCGCTACGTGCGCATGCAGACGGTCCAGCGCAGCACGACCCAGTACGGCGTCTCGCTGTGGGAGCTCGAGGTGTTCGCCGACGACCTGGTCGTCGACGCGCCGACCGTGCCGGCGGGCCGGGAGAACCTGGCCCTCGCCCGCCCGGTCCAGGCCGACTCGACCTACAACGCGACCGCCGGCGCCCGCAACGCCAACGACGGCAACCTCACGACGCGCTGGTCCTCCCAGCGCCAGGACGCGCCGTACACGATCGAGCGCTGGCTCCAGGTCGACCTCGAGGGAACCCGCAGCATCAACCAGGTCGTCGTCACCTGGGAGGCGGCGACGTCGAACGACTTCCGCGTCGAAGGGTCGCTCGACGGCCGGACCTGGGAGCAGCTGGCCCGGGTCGAGAAGACCTCGGCAGAGCTGCGGAACGTCGTGGACCTGCCCGGGTCCGACGTGCGCTACGTCCGGGTGATCGGCCTGCCCGTCACGAAGTACGGGCTCTCGATCTTCGAGCTCGAGGTGTACGGCGGGTACAACCTGCAGTGCGACGCGTCGCCCGTGGCCGCGGATCCCGCGTCCAGGGCGGTGGCGACGGCCAGCGTCACGCCCCTCGAGCCGGACGACGAGTTCATCGCGTTCTCGCTCGACGAGTCGGTGGCGTCGGTCGTGGGCGACCCCCGCGTCGGCGACGGGCGCGTGGAGCTCGACCTGGCCACCGGCCAGGCCGGGAGGACCGCCGTCCTGGTCACGCACGCGAAGGGTGACGAGATGGCGTGGTGCGACGTGGTCGTCGCGGTCGACACGGCTGAGCTCGACCGGCTCGTCGCGCAGGCCGACGCGCTGGACAGCAGGCAGTACACGCCCGAGAGCTGGGCCCCCCTGCTGCCCGCGCTCGAGGCAGCGAAGGAGGCGGCCCGTGCGGAGGGCGCGACCCAGGGCGACGTCGACGAGAAGACGGCGGCCCTCGCAGCGGCGCTCGAGGGTCTCGTGGAGCGGGCCCCGGTGACCACGGCGCCGACCGTCGAGGTGACGGCGCGCTGCCTGGCCGGCACGGCCTACGTGGCGGTGCGCGCGACGAACACGGACGAGCAGACAGCGGCGATCGTGCTGTCGACACCGTTCGGCGACCGGACGTACGCCGCGGTCGCGCCGGGAGGGAACGCCTACCAGTCGTTCAGCTCCCGAGCGGCCGTGGTGGACGCCGGAGCGGTGAGCATCACGGCCACCGCACCCGGTCGCGAGCCGGTGACGGTCCAGGCACCGTACGAGGCCAAGCGCTGCGGCTGAGCCGCGGCGGCCGCGGCCGGGCCGTCGTGGCGGTGTCGGAGGACACCGCCACGACGGCCCGGTCCGCTCCGTCAGAGATCCCTGACCGCGTCGTCGCGGTCACCCGTCCCGAGAGGAACCACCGATGCTTCCCCACCTGACACGACTCCGTCGCCGAGCCACGGCGGCGGTCGCCGGCGCCGCCCTCGTGGCGCTCGCCGTCGCCCCGGCGGCGGCGACGACCGAGCCCTCGCTCCGCCTCGACACGCCGCGGATCACGGCCGACGGGTCCGTGACGATCACCTATGCCGCCGGCGCGGCGGTCAACACGAAGAACTGGCTCGGCGTCTACCGCGACGGCGTGCTGCCGGGCGGGCCGCCCTCGCTCGACTGGCGCTACGTGCCGGACGCGTCCGGCAGCGTGACCTGGGGCCCGGAGCACCGCGCGGGCTGGACGCGCGGTGCTGCGTCGATCGGTCCGGGTGACTACGACGTCTACCTGCTCGCCGACGACGGGTACGACGTGCTCGCCGGGCCGGTCGACCTGACCGTGGAGGCGGTGCGGCCGGTCGAGCCCGCCGAGCCCAAGCCTGAGGTCGACGGCGTCAGCGAGCTGAACGTGCTCACCTTCAACCTGTGGCACGGTGGCTCGCAGATCCCGGACGGGGCGCGCGAGATCGCCGACGTCCTCCGGGAGACCGATGCGGACGTGACGTTCATGCCGGAGCGCAACGACACCCCGGCGGACGTGGCGGCGCTCCTGGGGTACGACCATCTTCTCGCGACCGGCACCGGCATTGTGTCGCGCTACCCGATCCTCGAGACCGGGACGGTCGGCGACCGGTGGTCGAAGGCCGTGCTCGACGTCAACGGCACAGAGGTGGTGGCCTACGGCGGTCACCTCGAGTACCGCTGGTACACGACGTACCTGCCCCGCGGGTACGGCGGAGCGGTCCTCGGCGACTGGCCGGCCGGGTGGGGCACGTGGGACCGGCTCGACGCGCCCGTGACGGACGTCGGCGCGATCCTCGCGGCGAACCTCCAGTCGGGTCGCCCGGCGGCCGCGGCCGCGCTCCTCGACGACGTCCGGGCGGAGCGCGCGGCCGGTCGCCTGGTCGTCGTGGGCGGCGACTTCAACGAGCCGTCGGTGCAGGACTGGACCGACGCCACGGCCGACCTGTTCGACCACCACGGCGTCGTCGTCCCGTGGCAGACGACGCAGACCCTGCTCGACGGCGGTCTCGTGGACGTGTTCCGCGAGGTCCACCCCGACCCCGTGTCGAACCCGGGCTTCACGTGGCCCGCGGACAACACGCTGTTCCCCACGTCGGAGCTGACGTGGGCGCCGGAGGCCGACGAGCGGGACCGGATCGACTACGTCTTCGTGGCACCCGACGACCGCGTGGCGGTTCACGGCGCCCAGGTCGTGGGTCCGCAGTCGACGATCGTGCGCGACGAGCGCGTCGACGACGACAGCGCCGACGTGATCCTCACGCCGGACGCCGTCTGGCCTTCCGACCACAAGGCCGTCCTGGCGTCGCTACGGGTCTGCGACGAGGCGTGCGTGCCGAGCGGGGCGCCGGAGGTCGAGGCGGTCGTGCGGTGCATGGCCGGGACCGCGCACGTGGCCGTACGGGCGACGAACACGGGCGACGCCGCGGCGGCCGTCGTGCTGTCGACCGCGTTCGGCGAGCGCGCCAGCGCGGACGTCGCGCCGGGACGCCATGCGTACCAGTCGTTCAGCACGCGGGCCGCACGCACCGACGCCGGCACCGCGACAGTCACGGCGACCGTGGCGGGTCGGGCACCGGTGACGGTTCAGGAGGAGTACGCGGCGAAGAGCTGCGGCTGACACGCGCCCACCGGCGCCCGTCTCAGGACGGGCGCCGGTGCCGCGTCGGCCCGGTGCTGCCCCGCACGACGAACTCGACGGACGGCAACCGGATCTCCGGCGGTTCCTTCCCCTCGACGAGCGCCACCAGCGTCTGGGCCGCGGCCGTGCCCCAGGCGACCACGTTCTGCCGGACCGTCGTCAGCGGCGGCACGATGTACGGGGCGAGCGGGATGTCGTCGAACCCGACGACCGAGAGGTCCTCCGGGACACGGATGCCGCGGTCGGTGGCCGCGGAGATCCCGGCGATCGCCATGAGGTCGTTGCCGTAGACGATCGCGCTCGGGGGCCGCGGCAGGTCGAGGAGCTCGTGCGTCGCGCGCGCGCCGGAGCTGCCCGTGAAGTCGGCGGTCACGACGGGGCCCACGGGCAGACCGAGCTCGTCGAGCGTGTCCTCCCAGGCTCGGCGCCGCGCCTCGGTGTGGACGTAGCCCGGCACACCCATGACGTGGCCGATGTGCCGGTGGCCGAGCGAGTGCAGGTGGTGGACCGCGCGGCGGACCCCGGCTGCGTCGTCCATCCCGATGACGACGTCCGCCTCGGTGTCCGCTTCCTCGGGCGCGACGACGACGACGCTCAGCCCGAGCGCGCCGACGTCCCGGGGGCGGGTGTCCCCGGCCCGGACGTCGGTGAGGAACACGCCGTCGACGCGCGACTCGCGCGCGAGCCGCTCGTAGGCGTCGCGCTCGCCGTGCTGGTCCTTGACCACCTGGAGGACCAGCGAGTAGTTCTGCTCGGACAGGCCGATCTCGACGCCCGCCATGAAGAGCGGGAAGAAGGGGTCGGTGCTGAGGAGCTCGGGCTCCCGCCGGATCACGAGGCCCACGGCCTGCGTGCGCGACCGGGAGAGAGCGCGCGCACGGGCGCTGGGCTGCCAGCCGAGGTCGTCGGCAGCGCGCAGGATGCGCTCGCGTGCGGCTGCGCTGACGCCGGGTCGGTTGTTGAACACGAACGAGACGGCGCTCTTCGAGACCCCGGCGCGGGCCGCGACGTCACCGATCGTCACGCGCTTGGCGCCGACCGTCCGGGTGGTCCGGTCGCCGGGGGTGAGGGTCGAGTGCTCCGCTGCGTTCACCTCGTCAGGATAGCGCACGGTTTGACCCGCTGTTTAGTAGTCGTCGCGCACACTCTCGTCGGGACGGGCGTCGACCGCACCGCGGCTGAGAGGCGCGCTGAACGGTGCAAGTCCAGGCATCCGCGGGGATCTCCCGCGGGCAGGTGCCCGCCGTGACTGCTTGCGCCGCCCGGAACTCCGCGCGATCTTGACGCGCCTTGTTCAAACCGGTTTAATCATCGCGTCGACGCCGTCAGGACGGCGGCGTCGGCGGGCCGCCGTGCGGGGGACCGAGGGGCGGGGGCCAGAGCGACGAGCGGGTGACGAGCCCGGATGAGGAGTTGGGCGCAATGAAGCGTGGCGCACGGATGACAGCGCTGGCGACGACGGCTGCGGTGGTCTTGCCGCTCGCGGCGTGCGGATCGGGCGGCGACGGCGGTACCGGCGGGTCAGACGGAGGTCTCACGAGCGGACCGATCGACGTCTGGTACTCGACCAACGAGCAGGAGGTCGCCTGGGGCGAGCAGGTGGTCGAGGCGTGGAACGCCGAGCACCCGGACGAGAAGGTGAGCGCACAGGCGATCCCCGCGGGAAGCTCGTCCGAGGACGTCATCGCCGCCTCGATCACGGCGGGGAACACGCCGTGCCTCGTGTTCAACACGGCCCCGGCCGCCGTGCCCGCGTTCCAGAAGCAGGGTGGCCTGGTGAACCTGTCGACGACGTTCGACGACGCGGAGGAGTACGTCACGGGTCGTTCGGGCGCCGCGGCGGACGGGTTCCGCAGCGCCGACGGGGACCTGTACCAGCTTCCCTGGAAGACGAACCCCTTCATGCTGTACTACAACAAGGACGTGTTCGCGGCCGCCGGCCTGGACGCCGAGGACCCGCAGCTCGAGACGTACGACGACGTGCTCGCGGCGGCGCAGGCGATCAAGGACGCCGGGGCGGCCGACTTCGCGATCTATCCGCCGGCGACCGCGGACTACACGAACGTCAACTTCGACTTCTACCCGTTCTTCCTCGCCAACTCCGGCGGCACGCAGCTCATCGAGGACGGTCAGGCGACGTTCACGAGCGACGCGGGCCTGGAGACTCTCGGCTTCTGGCAGACGCTCTACGCGGAGGGCTTCTCGTCCGCGGAGGCGTACAGCGGGGACATGTGGGCCGGTCCGTTCGCCGACGGTGTCGCCGCCATGGGCGTCGCCGGCCCGTGGGGCAAGGGGCAGTTCGACGGCAAGGTGGACTTCGGCGTCGTCCCGCTCCCGACCGCCGACGGCGTGCCCGCCGACGGGACGTCGACGTTCGCGGACTCGAAGAACGTCGGCCTCTACTCCTCGTGCAAGAACCAGCAGACCGCGTGGGACTTCCTCAAGTTCGCGACGAACGACGAGAACGACCTCGCGCTCCTCGAGATCACCGGCCAGTTCCCGACCCGCACGGACGTGCCCGAGCTCGCGGCCGACTTCCTGGCGGAGAACACCTTCTTCGAGCCGTTCGCGGCGTCCGTGCCGCTCGCCGTCGACGTCCCGACGGTGGACGGGCTCGCCGAGAAGATGCAGGTCTTCCGCGACGCGTGGAGCGGGTCCGTGCAGTCGGGGTCCGGCGACCTCGAGACGACGTTCGGCGAGGCCGCGGCGACGATCGACGGCCTGGCGGGCTGAGCCCAGGACGAGGCGAAGCACTCATGGTCACCCTTCACGACGAGGACGTGCAGCCGTCCGCGCGGGCCACGGCGCTCCGTGGCCCGCGCCAGGACCGGCCGCGACCCCGCGGCCGGCGACTCCAGCGCTGGCTCGGGGAGAACCCCCTCGGCATCCTTCTCAGCGCCCCGTACGTGGCGTTCGTCGTCGTGGTGTTCCTCGTGCCGTTCGGATTCGGCGTGTGGATGTCGTTCCACGACTTCTTCTTCACGGCACCCGGCGTGCAGGTCCCGCACCCCTTCGTCGGCCTCGACAACTTCCGGCAGGTCCTCGCGGACCCGGCGGTGCGTCAGGCGTTCGGCAACCTCGCGGTGTTCGGCCTCATCAACGTGCCGCTCACGGTGGTGCTCGGGCTCCTCCTCTCGTCGGGCCTCGATGCCGTCGTGCACTGGAAGGGCTTCTTCCGGGTCTCGTACTACGTCCCGTACGTCACGGCGTCCGTCGCGACGCTCGCGGTGTGGATCTTCATGTTCAACGGCAACGGGGTCGTGAACAGGCTCCTGGGGAGCCTCGCGCCGGAGCCGACCTGGCTCGCGAACCCGAGCCTGATCATGCCCCTGATCGCGGTCTACGTGACGTGGAAGAACCTCGGGTTCTACGTCCTGCTCTACCTCGCCGCGCTGCAGAACGTGCCGAAGGAGCTGCACGAGGCGGCAGCGATGGACGGCGCCGGGCCCTGGCGCCGGTTCCGGGCCGTCACGCTCCCTGCCGTGCGGCCGGTGACCTCGCTCGTGGTGCTGCTCTCCGTCATCACCACCGGACAGATCTTCACCGAGCCGTACCTCCTCACCGGGGGAGGACCGAACGGCGCCTCGATGACCCCGGCGCTGCTCATGTACCAGAAGGGCATCCAGCAGGGGCAGCCCGACATCGCCGCGGCGGTCGGCATGATCCTCGTGCTCGCGGTCATGCTCCTGTCGCTGGCCTCGCGCCGTCTCACGGAGAGGAAGGGCTGATGGCCTCCACGACCTCGACCACGCGGCGGGACACGACCCGGGCCCGCGGCTCCGGCGGAGGCCGGCTGCTACGCGTGCTCCGCTTCGCGGTGCTGCTGCTCGGTGCGTTCCTCGCGCTCGTGCCGTTCTACTACATGCTCCTCGGGGCGCTGCAGAGGGAGCGGGACACGAGCGTCCTGGGCCTGCTCCCGCTGCCACGGAACCTCACCCTCGACAACTTCGTGGGGGTCAACGAGTCGATCGACCTCGCCCGGTCGCTGCTCAACTCGTTGATCATGACCGCGGGCGTCGTGGGCTGCACGCTCGTGTTCGGGCTGCTCGTCGGGTACGCGCTGTCGGTGCTGTCCTTCCGCGGCCAGGGGCTCGTGTTCGCGCTCGTCCTGCTCGTCCAGGCGATCCCGTTCCAGCTGCTCATGATCCCGCTCTACGTCATGGTCGTGCGGTACTTCGACCTCGCGGACAACTACCTCGGCATGATCCTGCCGTTCGCCGTGAACTCGGTCGCCGTCCTGATCTTCCGGCAGTACTTCCTCCAGATCCCGCGCGACGTGTTCGACGCGGCGCGCATCGACGGCGCGAGCGAGCTGCGGATCCTGCGGTCGATCGCCGTGCCGCTGGTCCGCCCGGCGGTCCTCACCGCGATGCTCGTGACGTTCATCGGTCCGTGGAACGAGTTCCTGTGGCCGTTCCTCGTGACGAAGGACGCGTCGATGCAGCCGCTCGCGGTGAGCCTCGCCAACTTCTCGCAGGCGAACTCGTCGTTCCAGGCGAACCCGATGGGCGCGGTCCTGGCGGGCGCGTGCGTGCTCGCGGTGCCCGCCGTCGTCCTGTTCCTGCTGTTCCAGCGGCACTTCACGTCCGCGAACCTCGGCTCGGCCGTCAAGGGCTGACCCGTCACCGTGCGGGGCGGCGCGAGACCGCGCCGGCCCCGCCCCGACCTCTCAAGGCTAGGAAATGACCCAGGTGAACCACTCTCAGTCCCTCGTGACGGTCCCGTACGCCCTGCGTCGTCTCGGGACGATCATGTCGCCCCTGCCCGGGGAGCCCCTCGAGGTCGAGGGCGTGCTCAACCCCGGCACCGCGTGGGGGCCGGACGGCACGCTGTACCTCTACCCCCGCCTCGTGGCCGAGGGGAACGTCTCGCGCATCGGTCGGGCGCGCGTCGTCCTCGAGGACGGGGTGCCCGTGGGCGTGGAGCGGCTCGGGGTGGTGCTCGCCCCCGACGAGGGCTGGGAGCACGGGCGGCAGAACGCGGGGGTCGAGGACCCCCGGATCACGTTCGTCGAGCCCCTGGACCTCCACGTCATGACCTACGTCGCGTACGGGCCGCTGGGCCCGAAGCCCGCGCTGGCCGTCTCCCGGGACACCGTGTCGTGGCGCCGGCTCGGGCCCTTGCGGTTCGCCTACCAGCCCGAGCTGGACACCGACCTCAACCTCTTCCCCAACAAGGACGTGGTGTTCTTCCCCGAGGCCGTCCCGGGTCCCGACGGCCGACCCGCGCTCGCGCTGCTGCACCGGCCGATGTGGGACCTCGACTGGCTCCGCCCCGGCGAGGGGGCTCGTCCGCCGGCCGGGGTCGACGACCCGCGGCCGTCGATCTGGATCGGCTACGTCGACCTCGAGGCCGTGACGCGCGACCTCGGAGCGCTCACGCACGTCGAGAGCTCTGCGCCGGTCGCCACGCCGGAGATGGCGTACGAGTCGTCGAAGATCGGTGGTGGCCCGGCACCCCTGCGCGTTCCCGAGGGCTGGCTCGTCCTCCACCACGGAGTGACGGGCGCCGACTTCTCCGGCTTCGCCCTGGCTCACGGTGCTCGGTACACGGCGGGCGCGATGATCCTGGACCCCGTCGACCCGCGCCGGGTGCTGGCCCGGACGCCCGAGCCGCTGCTCGTCCCGGAGACCGCCGCAGAGCTGGAGGGCACGCTC
Protein-coding sequences here:
- a CDS encoding ABC transporter substrate-binding protein; this encodes MTALATTAAVVLPLAACGSGGDGGTGGSDGGLTSGPIDVWYSTNEQEVAWGEQVVEAWNAEHPDEKVSAQAIPAGSSSEDVIAASITAGNTPCLVFNTAPAAVPAFQKQGGLVNLSTTFDDAEEYVTGRSGAAADGFRSADGDLYQLPWKTNPFMLYYNKDVFAAAGLDAEDPQLETYDDVLAAAQAIKDAGAADFAIYPPATADYTNVNFDFYPFFLANSGGTQLIEDGQATFTSDAGLETLGFWQTLYAEGFSSAEAYSGDMWAGPFADGVAAMGVAGPWGKGQFDGKVDFGVVPLPTADGVPADGTSTFADSKNVGLYSSCKNQQTAWDFLKFATNDENDLALLEITGQFPTRTDVPELAADFLAENTFFEPFAASVPLAVDVPTVDGLAEKMQVFRDAWSGSVQSGSGDLETTFGEAAATIDGLAG
- a CDS encoding carbohydrate ABC transporter permease, encoding MVTLHDEDVQPSARATALRGPRQDRPRPRGRRLQRWLGENPLGILLSAPYVAFVVVVFLVPFGFGVWMSFHDFFFTAPGVQVPHPFVGLDNFRQVLADPAVRQAFGNLAVFGLINVPLTVVLGLLLSSGLDAVVHWKGFFRVSYYVPYVTASVATLAVWIFMFNGNGVVNRLLGSLAPEPTWLANPSLIMPLIAVYVTWKNLGFYVLLYLAALQNVPKELHEAAAMDGAGPWRRFRAVTLPAVRPVTSLVVLLSVITTGQIFTEPYLLTGGGPNGASMTPALLMYQKGIQQGQPDIAAAVGMILVLAVMLLSLASRRLTERKG
- a CDS encoding polysaccharide lyase family 8 super-sandwich domain-containing protein — encoded protein: MRSVRALISAFLALVLSAVGLVVAPAGAAPPGDDVDTITSRLREYYLGQGDDVIIANGIYLARTSEALDYVASQGADGSWPDVDYADRTSSANGATWSAYIALYRMLALAQAYRDPDAAGFEDPAVLAAVERALVHWDAVDPGNTNWWETEIGESMAMGRLTVFLGDELSPEAKAVALEHNTGRLDPVGANGAWRTTNYLFEALATRDHEKIVSGFDTMVQTVAVDRSGATNEAVQPDGSFWAHGAQLYSEGYGMALFTNVALWADAARGTGLAFTREHLDTIAFYVVNGTRWMIRGEVGMLYLGYREPKTVGGVTGYAAEFLEPLTKMERTDPLYATDYQELIDSIRGTTRTNGVTGNKYFWRSEFSSHLRDGYGIFTRLNSSRTVGSEYRSTFRPEVGNEIVWNAAGATAIQVTNREYVDLGPAFDWFHYPGVTAPYVKEQTRGTAGRTGNGGSFTGGVSDGTYGVSVHSLDRADTQGRKSYFYLDDEMVALGAGIRSESDAPVHTTVNQAVAKDNASADGRPVAPGTVGAALEGPSWAYNDEVGYVFPAGQRVLVSNTAQTGSWVGQDPVSRDAFTLYVDHGVRPSDAGYEYVVLPAASPQEVEAYAAAPAVQVLRNDAAVQAVRHAGLRRTMATFYQAGSLDLGAGRTLEVNQPAIVLVDESGEVPVASVANPDRPGLVVSVVLGGPDGEHRGTFALGSGASLGKTVTAPLSSDAGTDSDLTASSALEGHGAALAGDGDDATAWRSGGDGTAWLTRRLAPGSFVTGATVSWGDQHASRFLVQTSLDGATWTDHRFVQDGAGGRTRLELAPTAAAFVRLVLLDGPGDDGYAVRELDVDSSVNLALGRSATASGSSGGAAASITDGNMDTRWSGNLSDSAWAQVDLGSVQRIGAVRLWWEASFARQYRIQVSDDGTAWRDAYATTGAGSDGGTDAVAVDERARYVRMQTVQRSTTQYGVSLWELEVFADDLVVDAPTVPAGRENLALARPVQADSTYNATAGARNANDGNLTTRWSSQRQDAPYTIERWLQVDLEGTRSINQVVVTWEAATSNDFRVEGSLDGRTWEQLARVEKTSAELRNVVDLPGSDVRYVRVIGLPVTKYGLSIFELEVYGGYNLQCDASPVAADPASRAVATASVTPLEPDDEFIAFSLDESVASVVGDPRVGDGRVELDLATGQAGRTAVLVTHAKGDEMAWCDVVVAVDTAELDRLVAQADALDSRQYTPESWAPLLPALEAAKEAARAEGATQGDVDEKTAALAAALEGLVERAPVTTAPTVEVTARCLAGTAYVAVRATNTDEQTAAIVLSTPFGDRTYAAVAPGGNAYQSFSSRAAVVDAGAVSITATAPGREPVTVQAPYEAKRCG
- a CDS encoding LacI family DNA-binding transcriptional regulator, producing MNAAEHSTLTPGDRTTRTVGAKRVTIGDVAARAGVSKSAVSFVFNNRPGVSAAARERILRAADDLGWQPSARARALSRSRTQAVGLVIRREPELLSTDPFFPLFMAGVEIGLSEQNYSLVLQVVKDQHGERDAYERLARESRVDGVFLTDVRAGDTRPRDVGALGLSVVVVAPEEADTEADVVIGMDDAAGVRRAVHHLHSLGHRHIGHVMGVPGYVHTEARRRAWEDTLDELGLPVGPVVTADFTGSSGARATHELLDLPRPPSAIVYGNDLMAIAGISAATDRGIRVPEDLSVVGFDDIPLAPYIVPPLTTVRQNVVAWGTAAAQTLVALVEGKEPPEIRLPSVEFVVRGSTGPTRHRRPS
- a CDS encoding endonuclease/exonuclease/phosphatase family protein is translated as MLPHLTRLRRRATAAVAGAALVALAVAPAAATTEPSLRLDTPRITADGSVTITYAAGAAVNTKNWLGVYRDGVLPGGPPSLDWRYVPDASGSVTWGPEHRAGWTRGAASIGPGDYDVYLLADDGYDVLAGPVDLTVEAVRPVEPAEPKPEVDGVSELNVLTFNLWHGGSQIPDGAREIADVLRETDADVTFMPERNDTPADVAALLGYDHLLATGTGIVSRYPILETGTVGDRWSKAVLDVNGTEVVAYGGHLEYRWYTTYLPRGYGGAVLGDWPAGWGTWDRLDAPVTDVGAILAANLQSGRPAAAAALLDDVRAERAAGRLVVVGGDFNEPSVQDWTDATADLFDHHGVVVPWQTTQTLLDGGLVDVFREVHPDPVSNPGFTWPADNTLFPTSELTWAPEADERDRIDYVFVAPDDRVAVHGAQVVGPQSTIVRDERVDDDSADVILTPDAVWPSDHKAVLASLRVCDEACVPSGAPEVEAVVRCMAGTAHVAVRATNTGDAAAAVVLSTAFGERASADVAPGRHAYQSFSTRAARTDAGTATVTATVAGRAPVTVQEEYAAKSCG